TTCACAGACAATGTgtgattattcctcaacaccctTTCTCATGTGCAGACCAGTATTTtttaggcctgggtatcggtcaaaacggtccggttaaggaccttatcggttattaaccgataatttttggttaaacggtttattaaccgataccgaaccaataagaattttaaccgataatttcggttaaaacggtacacggttaaacggtccggttaaaccggttaaccgatttaaccgatagctttatattgatttattttgttgggccaaaaaccaaaaatgagtttttttgacttttgagagcccaaatactttttgttgggctaaaataatttattaaaaatgagttgttttagggaccaaatactttttgttgggacccaaatatttgttttttgggctaaaaattgaagcttttttatattgatccacttcaactttttttttttttttttaatattataaaatacatttttccaaagcaaatggactaattaacataatgaatgctaattagactagcaaaactagttaatgaaaaatgcttttaccaaaggcaaagaaatctcatcaaatgccatcacttaaaaaaaaaacatcaaacctacccaaacccaaattaaaataaaattcattaatgaataataaacaaagtattaactaattaaagtcacttagcaaaaggaaaataagtcatgggcaacaccattacacaaattcggaaacctgtgtcacttgtgggaatttggaaacctctctaaaagactaaacggcgccgttttgggactaggacttaaaaaaaaaaaaaaattccggtttcttatcggttaaccggttaaccgataagaaccgcttaaccggaccggaccggaccggaccgaattccggtttactttttttaaccgataaggatatcggcatatcggctacggtttatatcggttcggtcgaagccggtagacggccggttaaacggtaacggttaatttgcccacccctagtatTTTTTCTGGTCCTTGTCATGGGGTACGGAGTGTGAGCCTCGGTCGTCTTGttgtaggctctgataccataaaaaaatttgtgggctTAACTCatcatctcataaaactggtTCTATACGAGAGGGTTGcccatttcttataaacatgcccaaagTCTTGTTCACAaacaatgtgagattattcctcaacatcATCCTTCACGTGTAGGCTAGTATTTTTCATAGTCCTTGTCACGAGGTAAGGAGTGTGATCTCCATTCGTTCTGTGTAGGCTTTAACTTTATTACCAACCAGACCTATCAAGGTTAgataccatgaaaaaatttgtgggcctaatatatttcataaaactggttctataaaaaaaatgtttgccCATTCTTTTATAACATGCCCAAGGTGTCCACTGACAATGTgatattatttttcaacaatGAGTACGtttgtaaaaaattatgaacttaaaaatgtagaaaatatgctttttttttaatcaaagatAAAGgaatgcatttaaaaaaaacacatgattttaaaaggtaaactatgaattataattttacaaaatgcttagggtctgtttgtgattgcgtttgagaaatagagcttttaggtaaaaaaaaaaaaaaaaaacacttttgggtaaaagcttcatttttaaatttttgccaaaagtgcgttttgaccatttttaggctttttgacctttaaaagcactttgaatttttttttttttttcttcaaatgagcTTTTAtggtgttaaatgcacttttgaggtccacaaacacaattccaaacaagcctAAATTGCacctcttaaaattaccatttttaaACAACgtttaacaatttaaaatgagctAATagatgacaagaaaaaaaatagtaaagtaAGACCGTGTTGACAatgttttgcttttgtttagGTGCTTGGGAAGAGCCGTACGTCCTAACAaccttattttatttggtaacacaatggaatttgtttatttatttattattgggTAATTATCTTATAAATCTGTGAGTATAACGtgctaaaacaaaattttttttaactttttattttattttattattattattattattattttcaatttttactcGGTGTGTCAATCGAAAAGACAAATTAACCCCTATCGTCGTATTTTCCCCCAAATGTTTAACGCCAGCTAGTCCCAACCAAATGTATCATTTTGCCACATCAgcagattaatttttttattaattcaatttaataaaaagaaacacCTGGGGTTaggaaaaataaagggaaaaagaaaatattaattcaaaattattGGAGGGTGGCGGGGTTCGCACCTTTGAGAGGAAAGAATCGGGCGGGCCAATCTTGTAGAGGAGTCCAACCACAGCAATGTTTTTTACACCTGGGTTCAAGGTTTCGTGTACCATATGCAGCTCCAAGTCATACCTAACaattaaacaaatcatttttatatCCAAGTTGTTCAAAAgtatctattattattattattattattatagagagagagacctcCTGCCATTGATGGAATGCTCAGAAGGGGAGTGCCAGTGGCCTTGCTTGAGAAAGTAATCAGTGCCGTTGATCTGTATTGATCCTGCATGATCACATATCCAATGTACCTGCACCCATtgacatataaatatataatgtatTAGAAACAAAATCTCCACAGGCTGGTACGTGGCCGACTTTGAGATTCTAATATGAATGCATGCCCGTCTTTTGGAGGAGGCAATGAATTGAATCAATTATAAAAGAAATGCATGCATGTTCTTGGTTGgaaagagagaaatatataaaaagaagaagaaaagaaaacccttcgagaaagagagatggagaaagaatctaatgaaaaaaatgtatgcACATGTGAATATGGTTCACACTAGGGCGtggtaattcatatttttgtgtTGTTCTGTCGTGTCAATGTATAGATGTAAGACTATATTAATCAACTCTAAttcaatccatttaattaaacgggttaaaattttaaaccctaactttctaattttgtattagttCATGTTGAGTTCATGAGTTATGTTAAAGAATGACATCTATTATGTTTTGTGTTGAGTTCAGGTCGTGTTAACACACTTCCtgatttagtttttaaaatcgccgttgaaatttaatagtaattttaaaccCACATCATGTATGCttctaagaggtagctcaatcgactgggatcacgcctaataaagtggaggttactagttcgaattcttcCTCCCTCCTCTCTTGTgaggacatgtcaaaaaaaccCACATCATATATGAAAGTGAAAATATGAAAGTgagtatatatagcattattggTGGTTTTTAGTGGAATAGTTAGCCATTTTAGCTATTAATTAAGACAAAATGGCTAACCCATTGAAGATGTTCTAATGaggattaattttctttttctggaatTTGGACAGAGAAGTGCTGATGAGAAATCATTGGGAACAGAAGCATAGAAAGGAGAAAAGCATATAAGCAGGAAGattaaaatcattatcaaaaaCAGAAATCAATCAAGTTCAAACCATAGCTTCATGTGTGAAGGTAATGGCAAAGTCatgaaatcataaaaaaaattcaaaaaaagttatgcaGTTTTGCATGAATTCCTTACAGAAATGTCATGGCCCCTGTTATTGACAGTGGCATTGCAAGACCTGTAATTCCACTTGAGCTTCCCTAACTTGGGAATCAATTTGACTCTCTCACTTGACATATCTATGGGAGATTGCATGCTTCCATTCTTGCAAGACGCCCATTCTTCATGGATTTCTCCCCAATGAAGTGGCCCCTTCTCGCTCCCTTCTGCATAATCAaattctctctcattctctgCACCACATGATTCACATATTAATAAAACGAAAttcgaaaaaaacaaaaacaaaaaacaaggtacagacatgtat
Above is a genomic segment from Corylus avellana chromosome ca9, CavTom2PMs-1.0 containing:
- the LOC132162357 gene encoding carbonic anhydrase Nec1-like: MKNIMKNPAAFISSFLIFLVLFSCLTSTAAEEVENEREFDYAEGSEKGPLHWGEIHEEWASCKNGSMQSPIDMSSERVKLIPKLGKLKWNYRSCNATVNNRGHDISVHWICDHAGSIQINGTDYFLKQGHWHSPSEHSINGRRYDLELHMVHETLNPGVKNIAVVGLLYKIGPPDSFLSKLMRNVHSMIDKEDHRKMGVIDPAEIKMGGKEYYRYIGSLTIPPCTEGVIWTINKKISTVSREQVKLLREAVHDYAERNARPFQQLNHREIQLFGPKP